In one window of Gorilla gorilla gorilla isolate KB3781 chromosome 2, NHGRI_mGorGor1-v2.1_pri, whole genome shotgun sequence DNA:
- the LOC134758049 gene encoding serine protease 44 produces MASQGGSSLGLLARFLLLQPWLEEARAGRVGAQGGVALLFPSALPSGPGGQDPGASGWEPPPVGAPGSPAAPQSRGNAVPPASVLLPSAYGQRTSRITGGLPAPDRKWPWQVSLQTSNRYICGGSLIARHWVLTAAHCISG; encoded by the exons ATGGCGTCCCAGGGCGGCAGCTCCCTGGGGCTCCTGGCCCGGTTCTTGCTTCTTCAGCCATGGCTCGAAGAGGCCCGGGCAGGCAGGGTGGGTGCGCAGGGAGGCGTAGCACTGCTCTTCCCCTCCGCGCTCCCCTCAGGGCCAGGCGGCCAGGACCCCGGAGCGAGCGGATGGGAGCCGCCACCTGTAGGGGCTCCAGGATCCCCAGCGGCCCCCCAGTCCAGGGGGAACGCAGTGCCCCCCGCTTCGGTGTTACTTCCCTCAG CCTATGGCCAGCGGACTTCAAGGATAACTGGAGGATTGCCGGCCCCAGACAGGAAGTGGCCCTGGCAGGTGAGCCTGCAGACCAGCAACAGATACATCTGCGGAGGCTCCCTTATCGCCAGGCACTGGGTACTCACTGCCGCTCACTGCATCTCTGGGTGA